AGACCATGTTGCATCGTTTGGTTAAGCATTTTTCACTGGATCAATATTTTGCCGGTGCTTACGGTGCCAGCGATGATGAGCAGACGCGAGTGACAAAGACCGATGTTTTGGCCTATGCGCTGAAGGCGACCCAAACGGATCCGGCTGTCAGTGTCATGATTGGTGATCGGGCAAACGACATGACCGGTGGCTTGGATAATCATGTTCAGCTGCTGGGCGTTACCTATGGCTTTGGTTCAGCCAAGGAGTTGCAAGATGCCGGCGCCAAAGTCTTGGCCGACAAGCCGGAAGCAATTCCGGAAGGCTTGAAAAAGGTTGCCAAACTTAGCGCCAAATCCTGAACGTGTGGTACATCCGCAGGTAACAAAACGACGCCAGAGTTCGGTGTTCCGAACTTTGACGTCGTTTTTATATCCAGACGGTGGCAGCCTACTGCTCTTTTTTTGCCGCTTGCCGGGGCTGGATGACTTTTGTGCCGATTTCATTTAAAAGTTTCACAAATTGCTTGGCTTTGCGTACGCCTAAAGCGTTCACCCATTCGTTGAAGCGCTCGCTGGCTTCTTTGGTAATCGCGGCTTCTACCTGCTTACCAAGCGGTGTTAGCTGCAATGTATTACGCCGCCGATCAGCTTCGAACTTGGATTGCGTCACGTAATTCAAATTACGCAACACGCGTATTTGCCGCGCAACAGCCGGCTTGGTTACGCCGCGTTTGGCAACAATGGCAGTCAAGCTGATGGTGGGATCATTGGCAATGTCGGATAAAATCCGGTATTGCTCGAAACTCAAATGGTATTGGGCCATGGGCTCTGAGATCAGTTCGTTGATATTTTTGAATGTTGAAAAATAAGCATCCACATATGCCTCTAGTAAGGGTTTATCAGTCATTTTTCTTCCTCCAGACATTATCTTAACAAAACACAGGCTACATGTAACTTGAAATTCTGAAAAGTTGCGGTACACTTTTTTAGTTATGTAAAGGACTTGAACTACTTATGGAGGTTGTAGAACGTGCGAAAACATAAAAAAGCGTGGTTGATCGGGCTACTATCAGTTGTTGGGGTTATTGTGGTGGGCTTGATCGGTGCCAGTCTTTACTTTTACCAATATGCCTTCGTGCCCTCAAAGAAGTCTTTTTTGAGTGGCAAAGAGAGTCGCATCATTACGGACGGGAAGGCGTGGCTTAAATCCGTACATAAAGAAACTTGGACGCAGCAGGCGGTGGGCGACAAGCTTAAGCTGGTGGCGGATTATGTTCCGGCGGCTAAACCAACGACCAAAACCGTTGTGGTGGCGCATGGCTATATGACGAACAAAGAATATATGGCGCCGCAAATCAAGATGTTTCATGATGCCGGCTTCAATG
Above is a window of Lacticaseibacillus casei DSM 20011 = JCM 1134 = ATCC 393 DNA encoding:
- a CDS encoding HAD hydrolase-like protein, whose protein sequence is MATLFFDFDGTVADSEAGIVAGLKYMVQDRGLRPLDNSAYVQFIGPALVDMLPKVWPELDDVEVKRAIDAFHHYYEEEGLYQAKLYPKFLDTMANLKQQGDQLYIASAKPETMLHRLVKHFSLDQYFAGAYGASDDEQTRVTKTDVLAYALKATQTDPAVSVMIGDRANDMTGGLDNHVQLLGVTYGFGSAKELQDAGAKVLADKPEAIPEGLKKVAKLSAKS
- a CDS encoding MarR family winged helix-turn-helix transcriptional regulator — its product is MTDKPLLEAYVDAYFSTFKNINELISEPMAQYHLSFEQYRILSDIANDPTISLTAIVAKRGVTKPAVARQIRVLRNLNYVTQSKFEADRRRNTLQLTPLGKQVEAAITKEASERFNEWVNALGVRKAKQFVKLLNEIGTKVIQPRQAAKKEQ